One window from the genome of Gemmatimonadota bacterium encodes:
- the had gene encoding 6-hydroxycyclohex-1-ene-1-carbonyl-CoA dehydrogenase — translation MTTRRDGMWDAWMMTAPGAPFEHRSLVPRPPAAGEATVEVSGCGVCHTDVSFLHHGVKTRGALPLVLGHEISGVVREVGEGVDVALIGRAVVVPAVLPCGECDLCRAGHRTICRRQVMPGNDGNGGFASHVVVPARFLCPVPAAALATHDLWELSVVSDAVATPFEAVKRSGLASGEAALIVGIGGIGVYGVQIAAATGAKVIALDVDDRKLAQAREAGAGAVLNVRDMATKDVRKQVRSLAESLGAPAHLWKIFEMSGTRAGQETAYSLLGFGASLAVVGFTMDRVEVSLSNLMAYDATVRGNWGADPLIYPELLQWIGEGRVTVKPYIERHPLDRINEVFDDAHHGRLTKRVVLVPG, via the coding sequence ATGACGACCCGACGCGACGGAATGTGGGATGCGTGGATGATGACGGCGCCTGGCGCGCCCTTTGAGCACCGGTCATTAGTGCCTCGTCCTCCTGCTGCGGGCGAAGCGACCGTGGAGGTGTCTGGCTGCGGCGTGTGTCACACCGATGTCTCGTTCTTGCATCACGGCGTCAAAACACGCGGCGCGCTTCCACTCGTGTTGGGTCACGAGATTAGCGGTGTGGTACGCGAAGTCGGCGAGGGAGTAGATGTCGCGCTGATCGGCCGAGCCGTGGTGGTGCCAGCCGTTCTCCCCTGCGGTGAATGTGATTTGTGCCGCGCCGGTCACCGCACGATTTGCCGGCGTCAGGTGATGCCAGGCAACGACGGCAATGGCGGCTTTGCCTCGCACGTTGTGGTGCCGGCGCGCTTTCTCTGCCCTGTTCCGGCAGCGGCGCTGGCCACGCATGACCTATGGGAACTGAGCGTGGTGTCGGACGCGGTCGCTACGCCGTTCGAAGCGGTCAAGCGATCGGGGCTCGCCTCAGGCGAAGCCGCACTGATCGTTGGCATTGGTGGCATCGGTGTGTACGGCGTACAGATCGCGGCGGCGACGGGCGCCAAGGTGATCGCTCTCGATGTTGATGATCGCAAGCTTGCCCAGGCGCGAGAGGCAGGAGCGGGGGCGGTGCTCAATGTGCGCGACATGGCTACCAAAGACGTGCGCAAACAAGTGCGCTCGCTCGCCGAGTCGCTCGGTGCGCCAGCACACTTATGGAAGATTTTTGAAATGTCAGGCACGCGCGCCGGCCAGGAGACGGCCTATTCGCTGCTCGGCTTTGGCGCGTCGCTCGCCGTGGTTGGGTTTACCATGGACCGGGTCGAGGTGAGTCTCTCGAACCTCATGGCCTATGACGCCACCGTGCGCGGTAACTGGGGCGCCGATCCGCTCATCTATCCTGAACTGCTGCAGTGGATTGGCGAGGGGCGGGTGACGGTGAAGCCGTACATTGAGCGCCATCCGTTGGATCGCATCAACGAAGTGTTCGACGACGCGCACCACGGGCGGCTCACGAAACGCGTGGTGCTCGTTCCGGGCTGA
- a CDS encoding hemerythrin domain-containing protein, with amino-acid sequence MQATDILMQEHRVIERVLDALETAAVALERARPVRPAFFLEAADFIAGFADGCHHRKEEGVLFGAMIDSGAPREGGAIDMMLEEHEQGRALTRAMREGARRLSEGDLDAARVVVSNARRYVALLRDHIAKEDEMLFPMADEIITPQQLAAVLHGYQQIEQQDAGDGAHERFLALAGSLEAEARTLAG; translated from the coding sequence ATGCAGGCGACCGACATTTTGATGCAAGAACACCGGGTGATTGAGCGGGTGCTGGACGCGCTCGAAACAGCGGCCGTCGCGCTCGAACGGGCTCGCCCCGTACGCCCGGCGTTTTTCCTGGAAGCGGCCGATTTCATTGCCGGATTTGCCGACGGCTGCCACCATCGTAAGGAAGAGGGCGTGCTCTTTGGCGCCATGATCGACAGCGGGGCGCCGCGCGAGGGCGGCGCGATTGATATGATGCTCGAGGAGCACGAGCAGGGGCGCGCGCTCACGCGCGCGATGCGCGAGGGTGCCCGCCGCCTAAGCGAAGGTGACCTCGATGCCGCCCGCGTGGTGGTCTCGAACGCCCGGCGCTATGTGGCGCTCCTCCGCGACCATATTGCCAAGGAAGACGAAATGCTCTTTCCGATGGCCGACGAGATCATCACCCCGCAACAACTCGCTGCGGTACTGCACGGATATCAGCAGATTGAACAGCAGGATGCCGGCGATGGTGCGCACGAGCGGTTTCTCGCGCTGGCGGGGAGCCTCGAGGCCGAGGCTCGCACCCTAGCGGGCTAA
- a CDS encoding alpha/beta fold hydrolase, translating into MRVLALALLVLMAAPAAVPLAAQGKPGDYVAHNFRFSTGETLPEVKIHYVTLGTLRRDAGGISRNVVMILHGTGGTGRAFLSRNFGGELFGPGQMLDTSKFFIVLPDNLGHGGSSKPSDGLRMKFPQYTYDDMVALQHRLLTDGLQVNHLRLVMGTSMGCMHAWVWGYAHPTFVDGLVPLACAPTSLVGRNRIIRTMIADNIKSDPEWKNGDYTSPPMLGLKAAIRSLYIMSSAPLVQHRQAPTREAADSLIRAYVEGSSKTTDANNMLYYFDASRTYDPSSHLEAVTAPVLAINSADDFVNPPELHIVEPLIAKVKQAKFILLPITEQTRGHGTHSQPAIWGSYLKEFLATLPER; encoded by the coding sequence ATGCGCGTACTCGCTCTCGCTCTTTTGGTGCTCATGGCCGCTCCCGCCGCTGTGCCGCTCGCGGCACAGGGAAAGCCGGGCGATTATGTGGCTCACAACTTCCGGTTTAGCACCGGAGAAACCCTGCCCGAGGTGAAGATCCATTACGTCACGCTCGGCACACTCCGACGAGACGCAGGTGGCATCTCGCGCAATGTGGTGATGATTTTGCACGGAACTGGCGGCACCGGGCGCGCCTTTCTCTCTCGCAACTTTGGCGGTGAGCTCTTTGGTCCGGGGCAGATGCTCGACACCAGCAAGTTCTTCATTGTGCTTCCTGACAACCTCGGGCACGGCGGATCGAGCAAGCCGAGCGACGGGCTGCGGATGAAGTTCCCGCAGTACACGTACGACGACATGGTGGCGCTCCAGCATCGCCTGCTCACCGACGGCCTGCAGGTCAATCACCTGCGCCTCGTGATGGGCACGTCAATGGGCTGCATGCACGCGTGGGTGTGGGGATACGCGCATCCCACCTTTGTGGACGGTTTGGTGCCGCTCGCTTGCGCTCCGACCTCGCTTGTTGGACGCAATCGCATCATCCGCACGATGATCGCTGATAACATCAAGAGCGACCCCGAGTGGAAGAACGGTGATTACACCTCGCCGCCGATGCTCGGACTGAAGGCGGCTATCCGTTCGCTGTACATCATGTCGAGCGCGCCGCTCGTGCAGCACCGCCAGGCGCCCACGCGTGAGGCCGCTGATTCGCTCATCCGCGCCTATGTGGAGGGTTCGTCGAAGACGACGGACGCCAATAATATGCTCTACTATTTTGACGCCTCGCGCACCTATGATCCGTCGTCGCATCTCGAGGCGGTGACGGCGCCGGTGCTGGCGATTAACTCCGCGGACGATTTCGTCAACCCGCCGGAGTTGCACATTGTTGAGCCGCTGATCGCCAAGGTGAAGCAGGCCAAGTTCATACTCCTGCCAATCACCGAGCAGACGCGCGGGCACGGCACGCACTCGCAGCCGGCCATCTGGGGCAGTTATCTCAAGGAGTTTCTGGCGACGCTGCCGGAACGCTAA
- a CDS encoding amidohydrolase family protein: MNRSFVAIAALCTTLFAAPQAVAQDAAIILRTSVALDGRGASLANVDLLVEHGRITNVAKAINVPGARVIDLRGRTVLPGLIDVHTHPTWYFNRQGRYHTNGDGDTPVQGMLSASANAYATLAAGFTTIQSLGSNEDKDLRDWINTQGVPGPRIITSLQSISNGDPDRLRQLVQQRKQQGADVIKIFASASIRDGGKQSMTDEQLAAVCGEAKAQGLRSVVHAHSAESVRAAVNAGCSQVEHGVFVTQAGLDLMASKGTWFDPQCSLVFRNYLDNRAKYDGIGNYNAEGFASMERALPLAAEGIRKAVATKNLKMVYGTDAVAGAHGRNAEDLLCRVQTSGQKPMDAIVSATSLNAASLGLGTTLGALAAGYEADIIAVDGNPLTDITAVRRVSFVMKGGRVVKDDGHPGSK; encoded by the coding sequence GTGAACCGCTCGTTCGTCGCCATCGCCGCTCTCTGCACCACACTCTTCGCCGCGCCTCAGGCGGTCGCACAGGATGCCGCCATCATTTTGCGCACCTCTGTTGCGCTCGACGGCCGCGGTGCTTCGCTGGCGAATGTGGATCTCCTGGTGGAACACGGCCGCATCACCAATGTGGCGAAGGCCATCAACGTGCCCGGCGCGCGCGTCATTGATTTGCGAGGACGCACAGTACTACCGGGCCTCATTGATGTGCACACGCACCCGACGTGGTACTTCAACCGTCAGGGGCGCTACCACACCAACGGCGACGGCGATACTCCAGTCCAAGGCATGCTCTCGGCCAGCGCCAATGCGTACGCCACACTGGCTGCAGGATTCACGACCATTCAGAGCCTCGGCTCCAACGAGGACAAGGACCTGCGCGACTGGATTAACACGCAGGGTGTGCCGGGGCCGCGCATCATTACGTCGCTCCAATCCATTTCCAACGGTGATCCGGACCGCCTCCGCCAGCTGGTACAGCAGCGCAAGCAGCAAGGCGCCGACGTCATCAAGATTTTTGCCTCGGCGAGCATTCGCGATGGCGGCAAGCAGTCCATGACCGACGAGCAACTGGCCGCCGTCTGTGGCGAAGCCAAGGCGCAGGGACTCCGCAGCGTGGTGCACGCGCATAGCGCGGAGTCGGTGCGCGCGGCAGTGAATGCCGGGTGTTCACAGGTGGAGCACGGCGTGTTCGTGACGCAAGCCGGACTCGACCTGATGGCGTCGAAAGGCACGTGGTTCGATCCGCAGTGCTCACTCGTCTTCCGCAACTATCTCGACAATCGCGCGAAGTACGACGGCATTGGCAACTACAATGCCGAAGGGTTTGCGTCGATGGAACGTGCGCTCCCGCTCGCCGCAGAGGGCATTCGCAAGGCCGTCGCCACCAAGAATCTCAAGATGGTGTATGGCACCGATGCTGTGGCCGGCGCGCACGGGCGCAATGCAGAGGATCTCCTCTGCCGCGTGCAGACCTCTGGACAAAAGCCCATGGATGCCATTGTCTCCGCGACATCGCTCAATGCGGCGTCGCTCGGATTGGGAACCACGTTGGGCGCGCTGGCTGCCGGCTACGAGGCCGACATCATTGCCGTAGACGGCAATCCGCTCACCGATATCACGGCGGTGCGTCGCGTGAGCTTTGTCATGAAGGGCGGCCGTGTGGTGAAGGACGACGGCCACCCCGGCTCCAAGTAA
- a CDS encoding GGDEF domain-containing protein: MNPEPSHILIAGLGPFVEAIGVVAIVALFTLLRGQADRRPYFKAWEEGWVMLAVSMTAGVIYQRLTEPSSVLLSESRATTWLFAATYFGFRLMALALMVHGTRMYAVGDRNRRLVTAAAPVGIALTLFADTFRTQLGGLSLYFGPFVALATAYAAWQMASLPKSRQSVGSSVALWSLAGVAALWSGLVLFGIGVRTGSSFASNPWFVRFERYGFFLDLIALTGVAYAMVQLLFEDARRDNADAQSHLSVLHDRNRLAEFHDDESGLLNRRAFEEALGLDFAMASFGSVARIRVTNHESLAAEHGKQNADAMLAHFAAVLSSGTRVHDWVFRWNPTDFLVVMPRAVPPVALNRLNFLLARAAPFAISGVRDAVRADTVLAVEPFSGAEDLTAAAKRVMDDHAAQ; the protein is encoded by the coding sequence ATGAATCCAGAACCGTCTCATATTCTCATTGCCGGGCTCGGCCCGTTCGTCGAAGCCATCGGCGTCGTAGCGATCGTCGCGCTGTTCACGTTGCTCCGCGGCCAAGCCGATCGCCGACCGTATTTCAAAGCGTGGGAAGAAGGCTGGGTGATGCTCGCCGTATCGATGACCGCCGGCGTCATTTACCAGCGACTCACGGAGCCCTCCAGCGTTCTGCTGAGCGAGTCGCGCGCCACGACGTGGCTGTTCGCGGCCACCTACTTTGGCTTCCGCTTGATGGCGCTGGCGTTGATGGTGCACGGGACGCGCATGTACGCGGTGGGCGATCGCAATCGTCGGTTGGTAACCGCCGCTGCACCGGTTGGCATCGCACTCACGCTCTTTGCGGACACCTTCCGTACTCAACTTGGCGGTTTGTCGCTGTACTTTGGGCCGTTCGTGGCACTCGCCACCGCCTATGCCGCGTGGCAAATGGCCTCGCTGCCGAAGTCCCGCCAAAGCGTGGGAAGTTCGGTGGCGCTCTGGTCGCTCGCGGGTGTGGCGGCGCTCTGGTCGGGCCTAGTGCTCTTCGGTATCGGCGTGCGCACTGGAAGTTCCTTTGCATCAAATCCGTGGTTCGTCCGCTTTGAGCGTTACGGCTTCTTTCTCGATCTGATTGCGCTGACGGGTGTGGCGTACGCGATGGTGCAGTTGCTGTTTGAAGACGCGCGCCGCGACAATGCGGACGCGCAGTCGCACTTGAGCGTGCTCCACGACCGGAATCGTCTCGCCGAGTTTCACGACGACGAGAGTGGGCTGCTTAACCGCCGGGCGTTCGAGGAAGCCCTCGGGCTCGACTTTGCGATGGCGAGCTTTGGCAGCGTCGCGCGGATCCGCGTGACGAACCACGAGTCCCTGGCCGCCGAACACGGTAAACAGAACGCCGACGCCATGCTCGCACACTTTGCGGCCGTCTTGTCGAGCGGGACGCGCGTGCACGACTGGGTGTTCCGGTGGAACCCCACGGATTTCTTGGTCGTCATGCCGCGTGCGGTTCCGCCCGTCGCGCTCAATCGTCTCAACTTCCTGCTCGCCCGTGCGGCGCCGTTTGCCATCTCCGGCGTGCGCGATGCCGTCCGCGCCGACACCGTCCTCGCCGTCGAACCGTTCTCCGGCGCTGAGGATCTTACCGCAGCCGCAAAACGCGTGATGGACGATCACGCGGCGCAGTAA
- a CDS encoding DUF1572 family protein, which translates to MSALSDVSRLLARELATLRDELLAYPDDASVWVLPAGIPNSAGTLTLHLAGNLRWFVGTQLGATGYVRDRDAEFATRDLPRTELIALIERTSDEVTRTLAALDPAALEGDFPLEVGGLRLETGRFLAHLASHLAYHLGQVDYHRRIVTGNAHSVGALPLPPLAR; encoded by the coding sequence ATGTCAGCCCTTTCAGATGTCTCCCGTTTACTCGCTCGCGAGCTCGCCACCCTGCGTGACGAGCTTCTTGCGTATCCCGACGACGCATCCGTCTGGGTGCTGCCAGCCGGCATCCCAAACTCCGCTGGGACGCTGACGCTGCACCTGGCCGGCAATCTCCGTTGGTTTGTCGGCACGCAGCTCGGGGCGACGGGGTACGTTCGCGATCGTGACGCGGAGTTTGCGACGCGCGATCTTCCGCGCACGGAGCTCATCGCCCTGATAGAACGCACGTCCGATGAAGTCACGCGCACGCTAGCCGCGCTTGACCCAGCAGCCCTCGAGGGGGACTTTCCGCTAGAGGTTGGCGGGCTACGGCTCGAGACCGGACGCTTTCTTGCGCACCTCGCATCGCATTTGGCCTATCATCTGGGTCAAGTGGATTATCACCGTCGTATCGTCACCGGCAACGCGCATTCCGTCGGCGCGCTGCCCCTCCCACCGCTGGCGCGATGA